A single genomic interval of Sebastes umbrosus isolate fSebUmb1 chromosome 11, fSebUmb1.pri, whole genome shotgun sequence harbors:
- the mlf2 gene encoding myeloid leukemia factor 2 isoform X1: MFRFLNDVDDDPYMMDPFAAHRQQMRLMFGPFGMDPFALAPQIQPPRAPRRQASALTPFGMMGMGGGGGGGGFMDMFGMMGEMMGNVDRMSGSPNCQTFSSSTVISYSSTDAGPPEVYQQTSATRTGPGGIRETRQSMRDSESGLERLAIGHHIGERGHVMERSRNRRTGDREERQDFINLDETDAAAFDDEWTREAGRYIPPTARALEYGRDRRGGGHQLALTAPPSSTSPPGHRHESPRHRQPQTRPRYDW, from the exons ATGTTTCGGTTCTTGAATGACGTTGATGACGACCCCTACATGAT gGATCCATTTGCAGCTCACAGGCAGCAGATGAGGCTTATGTTTGGCCCATTCGGCATGGATCCCTTCGCTCTCGCCCCCCAGATACAACCACCCCGTGCACCACGCAGACAG GCTAGTGCGCTGACCCCCTTCGGCATGATGGGAATG ggtggaggaggaggaggaggagggttcaTGGATATGTTTGGCATGATGGGAGAAATGATGGGAAACGTG GATAGAATGTCCGGTTCGCCGAACTGTCAGACGTTTTCCTCTTCGACAGTGATCTCCTACTCCTCTACAGACGCCGGTCCTCCTGAAGTTTATCAGCAGACCAGTGCAACAAGAACAGGCCCTGGAGGG ATCCGTGAGACGCGACAGTCAATGAGGGACAGCGAGAGCGGCCTCGAGCGTCTCGCCATCGGCCACCACATCGGGGAACGTGGACACGTAATGGAGCGTTCACGAAATCGCCGCACTGGAGACCGCGAGGAACGACAAGACTTCATTAACCTCGATGAGA CTGATGCCGCAGCGTTTGATGATGAGTGGACTAGGGAGGCAGGAAGATACATTCCCCCGACTGCCCGGGCGCTGGAGTACGGCCGAGATCGACGGGGAGGCGGCCATCAGCTGGCCCTTACTGCTCCTCCCAGCTCCACATCCCCACCAGGCCATCGGCATGAGTCCCCCAGACACCGCCAGCCCCAGACCCGTCCACGCTACGACTGGTGA
- the mlf2 gene encoding myeloid leukemia factor 2 isoform X2, translating to MFRFLNDVDDDPYMMDPFAAHRQQMRLMFGPFGMDPFALAPQIQPPRAPRRQASALTPFGMMGMGGGGGFMDMFGMMGEMMGNVDRMSGSPNCQTFSSSTVISYSSTDAGPPEVYQQTSATRTGPGGIRETRQSMRDSESGLERLAIGHHIGERGHVMERSRNRRTGDREERQDFINLDETDAAAFDDEWTREAGRYIPPTARALEYGRDRRGGGHQLALTAPPSSTSPPGHRHESPRHRQPQTRPRYDW from the exons ATGTTTCGGTTCTTGAATGACGTTGATGACGACCCCTACATGAT gGATCCATTTGCAGCTCACAGGCAGCAGATGAGGCTTATGTTTGGCCCATTCGGCATGGATCCCTTCGCTCTCGCCCCCCAGATACAACCACCCCGTGCACCACGCAGACAG GCTAGTGCGCTGACCCCCTTCGGCATGATGGGAATG ggaggaggaggagggttcaTGGATATGTTTGGCATGATGGGAGAAATGATGGGAAACGTG GATAGAATGTCCGGTTCGCCGAACTGTCAGACGTTTTCCTCTTCGACAGTGATCTCCTACTCCTCTACAGACGCCGGTCCTCCTGAAGTTTATCAGCAGACCAGTGCAACAAGAACAGGCCCTGGAGGG ATCCGTGAGACGCGACAGTCAATGAGGGACAGCGAGAGCGGCCTCGAGCGTCTCGCCATCGGCCACCACATCGGGGAACGTGGACACGTAATGGAGCGTTCACGAAATCGCCGCACTGGAGACCGCGAGGAACGACAAGACTTCATTAACCTCGATGAGA CTGATGCCGCAGCGTTTGATGATGAGTGGACTAGGGAGGCAGGAAGATACATTCCCCCGACTGCCCGGGCGCTGGAGTACGGCCGAGATCGACGGGGAGGCGGCCATCAGCTGGCCCTTACTGCTCCTCCCAGCTCCACATCCCCACCAGGCCATCGGCATGAGTCCCCCAGACACCGCCAGCCCCAGACCCGTCCACGCTACGACTGGTGA
- the cdc42l gene encoding cell division cycle 42, like isoform X1 yields the protein MKQGLPQNCINVMQTIKCVVVGDGAVGKTCLLISYTTNKFPSEYVPTVFDNYAVTVMIGGEPYTLGLFDTAGQEDYDRLRPLSYPQTDVFLVCFSVVSPSSFENVKEKWVPEISHHCPRTPFLLVGTQVDLREDSNTIEKLAKNKQRPLYPESGEKLARELKAVKYVECSALTQRGLKNVFDEAILAALEPPETKTKRKCVLL from the exons ATGAAGCAGGGGCTACCTCAAAACTGTATAAATGTG ATGCAGACTATAAAATGTGTAGTGGTAGGGGACGGAGCCGTAGGAAAGACCTGCTTACTGATCTCCTACACAACCAACAAGTTCCCCTCAGAATATGTGCCTACG GTTTTTGACAATTATGCAGTGACAGTGATGATTGGGGGGGAGCCCTATACACTCGGCTTATTTGACACAGCAG GTCAGGAGGATTACGACAGGCTGCGTCCGCTCAGCTATCCACAGACAGATGTGTTCCTTGTATGTTTCTCCGTCGTCTCCCCCTCATCATTTGAAAACGTCAAAGAGAAG TGGGTTCCTGAGATTTCTCACCACTGCCCACGCACACCCTTCCTGTTAGTGGGCACACAGGTGGATCTGCGAGAAGACAGCAACACGATCGAGAAGCTGGCGAAGAACAAACAGCGTCCCCTATATCCTGAGAGCGGAGAGAAGCTGGCTCGTGAGCTTAAGGCCGTCAAATACGTGGAGTGCTCTGCTCTGACACAG CGAGGGCTTAAGAATGTGTTTGACGAGGCCATCCTGGCGGCCCTGGAGCCTCCCGAGACCAAAACCAAGAGAAAGTGCGTCCTGCTATAG
- the cdc42l gene encoding cell division cycle 42, like isoform X2 — translation MQTIKCVVVGDGAVGKTCLLISYTTNKFPSEYVPTVFDNYAVTVMIGGEPYTLGLFDTAGQEDYDRLRPLSYPQTDVFLVCFSVVSPSSFENVKEKWVPEISHHCPRTPFLLVGTQVDLREDSNTIEKLAKNKQRPLYPESGEKLARELKAVKYVECSALTQRGLKNVFDEAILAALEPPETKTKRKCVLL, via the exons ATGCAGACTATAAAATGTGTAGTGGTAGGGGACGGAGCCGTAGGAAAGACCTGCTTACTGATCTCCTACACAACCAACAAGTTCCCCTCAGAATATGTGCCTACG GTTTTTGACAATTATGCAGTGACAGTGATGATTGGGGGGGAGCCCTATACACTCGGCTTATTTGACACAGCAG GTCAGGAGGATTACGACAGGCTGCGTCCGCTCAGCTATCCACAGACAGATGTGTTCCTTGTATGTTTCTCCGTCGTCTCCCCCTCATCATTTGAAAACGTCAAAGAGAAG TGGGTTCCTGAGATTTCTCACCACTGCCCACGCACACCCTTCCTGTTAGTGGGCACACAGGTGGATCTGCGAGAAGACAGCAACACGATCGAGAAGCTGGCGAAGAACAAACAGCGTCCCCTATATCCTGAGAGCGGAGAGAAGCTGGCTCGTGAGCTTAAGGCCGTCAAATACGTGGAGTGCTCTGCTCTGACACAG CGAGGGCTTAAGAATGTGTTTGACGAGGCCATCCTGGCGGCCCTGGAGCCTCCCGAGACCAAAACCAAGAGAAAGTGCGTCCTGCTATAG
- the wnt4b gene encoding wingless-type MMTV integration site family, member 4b: protein MPTVSTVNLTAPLLLLLLWATHPTMATNWLSLARLPRSRPVSGAAPCARLRGLTPGQVGVCRARGEVMESVRKAAEMVIEECQHQFRNRRWNCSTTPRGINVFGRVMNQGTREAAFVHALSSAAVAVAVTRACTRGELERCGCDRKVRGVSPEGFQWSGCSDNLSYGVAFSQTFVDEPERAKGLSAGRPLMNLHNNEAGRKAILHNMQVECKCHGVSGSCELRTCWKVMPPFRRVGVVLKERFNGATEVRLTRIGSRTALLPRDPQVKPPAARDLLYVAPSPDFCHLDPDNGIPGTAGRKCNGTSRLAPDGCELVCCGPGYRAGRAEVVQRCSCKFSWCCSVRCQQCKNTVTIHTCRV, encoded by the exons atGCCAACTGTCTCCACTGTCAATCTCACGGCaccactcctcctcctgttgCTATGGGCAACCCACCCCACCATGGCAACCAACTGGCT CTCCCTGGCGAGGCTGCCTCGCTCCAGGCCCGTGTCCGGTGCTGCCCCATGTGCGCGGCTGAGGGGGCTGACCCCAGGGCAGGTGGGGGTGTGCAGGGCGCGAGGGGAGGTCATGGAGTCCGTACGCAAGGCAGCCGAGATGGTCATAGAAGAG TGCCAGCACCAGTTCAGGAATCGCCGCTGGAACTGTTCCACCACCCCACGTGGGATCAATGTATTTGGCAGAGTCATGAATCAAG GGACTCGTGAGGCGGCCTTTGTGCACGCTTTGTCCTCAGCAGCCGTGGCGGTGGCTGTGACCCGAGCCTGCACCCGCGGGGAGCTGGAGAGGTGTGGCTGTGACAGGAAGGTCAGGGGGGTCAGCCCCGAGG GTTTCCAGTGGTCAGGCTGCAGTGACAACCTGTCCTATGGCGTCGCTTTCTCCCAAACATTTGTTGATGAACCAGAACGAGCCAAGGGTCTGTCAGCGGGGCGCCCACTCATGAACCTCCATAACAACGAGGCTGGTCGAAAG GCCATCCTTCACAACATGCAGGTGGAGTGTAAATGTCACGGCGTCTCCGGCTCCTGCGAGTTGAGGACCTGCTGGAAGGTTATGCCTCCATTCAGGCGTGTCGGCGTTGTGCTCAAGGAACGCTTTAATGGAGCCACAGAG gTTCGCCTGACTCGTATCGGATCCAGGACAGCCCTGCTTCCCCGTGACCCGCAGGTCAAACCCCCTGCTGCCAGAGACCTTTTATACGTTGCGCCCTCTCCAGATTTCTGCCATCTCGACCCTGACAACGGTATCCCTGGCACTGCTGGTAGGAAATGTAACG GAACTTCTCGGCTGGCGCCAGACGGCTGTGAGCTGGTGTGCTGCGGGCCGGGGTACAGAGCGGGCCGGGCCGAGGTGGTGCAGCGCTGCTCCTGCAAGTTCTCCTGGTGCTGCTCAGTCCGCTGCCAGCAGTGCAAGAACACGGTCACCATTCACACCTGCAGAGTCTAA